In Pseudobacter ginsenosidimutans, the following are encoded in one genomic region:
- a CDS encoding choice-of-anchor E domain-containing protein: MKHIYYTLISGFVCILALVTPLDSRAQCNTCAGGVPSQTIEHTVIPDTTTGILTISFPRFPPSTGTLTCVTLYDTSSAVITSGARNTDPSTGYMSEFLLYTLHNLNGPSISASINSQKPYGPDSLHAYGSPTLLDTITYGPDTIYNNVSRQHTTTATGAYLGTGNVNFTLAVNGGLLTTVGGINNVSSIRGKIWGRFRLVYSYCPPTSLPEIFRQFTAVKQSNNTIQLNWNVTNDQISNSYEIEISLDGHNFTPAGKIASQYAAQGVAAKYNYQYLPDKAAAGKVFFRIKQLSADGKGQYSAIRQVGIGTNAPVSFITYPNPVRNQVTIQADQLLRGNYLLELVSASGQQVMKRTISVNNSSQIHWQFPSQPAPGIYYLRTRELASGQTASYKVLVNR; this comes from the coding sequence ATGAAGCACATTTATTACACACTGATCAGTGGGTTCGTTTGTATTTTGGCGTTAGTGACTCCCCTTGATTCCCGGGCGCAATGCAACACATGCGCAGGCGGCGTACCAAGTCAGACCATCGAGCATACCGTTATTCCCGACACTACCACAGGTATCCTGACCATTAGTTTCCCGAGATTTCCGCCCTCAACAGGCACACTTACCTGCGTGACCCTTTATGACACATCTTCGGCTGTGATCACTTCCGGGGCCCGCAATACCGATCCCAGTACCGGTTATATGTCGGAGTTCCTGCTTTATACCCTGCATAACCTGAACGGCCCATCCATCTCGGCCAGCATCAACTCACAGAAACCTTATGGGCCGGATTCCTTACATGCGTATGGAAGCCCAACATTGCTGGACACTATTACTTACGGACCCGATACCATCTACAATAATGTAAGCCGGCAGCACACCACAACAGCCACCGGCGCTTACCTGGGTACAGGAAATGTGAATTTCACCCTGGCAGTGAATGGCGGACTACTCACAACAGTTGGTGGGATCAATAATGTTTCCAGCATACGGGGAAAGATCTGGGGCCGGTTCAGATTGGTATATTCCTACTGTCCTCCCACTTCCTTACCAGAAATTTTCCGGCAATTCACTGCAGTAAAGCAATCCAACAATACTATCCAGCTCAACTGGAACGTTACTAATGACCAAATATCCAATTCTTATGAAATCGAGATCAGCCTTGATGGGCACAACTTCACACCAGCCGGCAAGATTGCCAGCCAATATGCTGCTCAGGGTGTTGCAGCAAAATACAACTATCAGTACCTGCCTGATAAAGCTGCTGCAGGCAAAGTCTTCTTCCGCATCAAACAACTCTCTGCTGACGGAAAAGGGCAATACTCTGCGATCCGCCAGGTAGGGATCGGCACCAATGCTCCTGTCAGTTTCATTACCTATCCCAATCCGGTCAGGAACCAGGTGACCATTCAGGCAGACCAGTTACTCAGAGGTAATTATCTGCTGGAGCTGGTTTCAGCCAGCGGGCAACAGGTGATGAAGCGGACCATCAGTGTCAATAACTCCAGTCAGATCCATTGGCAGTTCCCCTCCCAGCCTGCGCCGGGCATTTATTACCTGCGCACCCGGGAACTCGCATCCGGACAAACCGCCAGCTATAAAGTACTGGTGAATCGTTAA
- a CDS encoding DUF4290 domain-containing protein, protein MQKEVEEMEYNTTRNHLIMREYGRHIQKMVEYLLGIEDRETRQRNAYAVIELMGFLNPHLKNVEDFRHKLWDHLFLISDFKLDVESPYPIPTRETLKARPKPLPYPKRYPKFSHLGKNLEIVINKALKEENPEKRQGFANAVAYYMKLAYNNWHKEAVHDDAIQSELTNITNGQLTFTNTPYVRQQRHTESRDRDRGGYGDYRNKRGGSGGGKNFGQRDNRGGGGNNNRNDRNDRGGGKFKKRYK, encoded by the coding sequence ATGCAAAAAGAAGTTGAAGAAATGGAGTACAATACTACCAGGAATCACCTGATCATGCGTGAATATGGCCGCCATATTCAGAAAATGGTCGAGTACCTCCTGGGTATTGAAGACAGGGAAACCCGCCAGCGCAATGCATATGCAGTGATCGAACTGATGGGATTCCTCAATCCACATTTAAAGAACGTAGAAGATTTCCGCCATAAATTATGGGATCACCTTTTCCTGATCTCCGATTTCAAACTGGACGTGGAATCTCCTTACCCCATACCCACCAGGGAAACATTGAAGGCAAGACCTAAACCGCTTCCTTACCCCAAGCGTTACCCGAAATTCTCTCACCTTGGCAAGAACCTTGAGATCGTAATCAACAAGGCGCTGAAAGAAGAGAACCCGGAAAAACGTCAGGGCTTCGCCAATGCTGTGGCCTACTATATGAAACTGGCCTACAACAACTGGCACAAGGAAGCAGTTCATGACGATGCTATCCAGAGCGAGCTGACCAATATCACCAATGGTCAACTCACGTTCACCAATACCCCATATGTTCGTCAGCAACGCCACACTGAAAGCAGGGATCGTGACCGCGGAGGTTATGGCGACTATCGCAATAAGCGCGGCGGCAGCGGTGGCGGAAAGAATTTCGGGCAACGCGATAACAGAGGCGGCGGCGGCAATAACAACCGCAACGACCGGAACGATCGCGGTGGCGGCAAATTCAAGAAAAGATACAAGTAA
- the murA gene encoding UDP-N-acetylglucosamine 1-carboxyvinyltransferase codes for MPSFEVTGGKKLSGSINPQGAKNEALQILSAVLLTPEKVTITNIPDILDVNMLIELLADMNVKVERPQRDTCIFQADDINLDYLHSEAFRKKSGQLRGSVMFAGPLLARFRKAFIPKPGGDKIGRRRLDTHIIGFEKLGAEFTYHAEDGFFHLNAPNLKGTNLLLDEPSVTGTANIILAAVMAKGTTTIYNAACEPYVQQLCRMLTRMGARIQGIGSNLLTIEGVDYLGGTEHRMLPDMIEIGSFIGLAAMTQSDITIRNVGLENLGVIPDKFRQLGIHMNFVGDDIHVPAQDVYEIQTFLDGSVLTIYDHPWPGFTPDLLSIVLVVATQARGSVLIHQKMFESRLFFVDKLIDMGAQIILCDPHRAAVIGLGREQQLRGITMSSPDIRAGVSLLIAALSAEGKSTIQNIEQIDRGYQHIDERLRALGADIKRI; via the coding sequence ATGCCTTCCTTTGAAGTAACCGGTGGCAAAAAACTCAGCGGGTCCATCAATCCTCAGGGCGCTAAGAACGAAGCCCTCCAAATTCTCAGCGCAGTTCTGCTCACACCTGAAAAAGTGACCATCACCAATATTCCGGATATCCTGGATGTGAACATGCTGATTGAGCTCCTGGCAGACATGAATGTGAAAGTGGAAAGACCGCAGCGTGATACCTGCATCTTCCAGGCTGATGATATCAATCTCGATTACCTGCACAGTGAAGCATTCCGCAAAAAAAGCGGTCAGCTCCGTGGCTCCGTGATGTTTGCAGGCCCGCTGCTGGCGCGCTTCCGCAAAGCCTTCATTCCAAAACCCGGTGGCGATAAGATCGGTCGCCGGAGACTGGATACACATATCATCGGCTTCGAAAAGCTCGGCGCCGAATTCACTTACCATGCTGAAGATGGTTTCTTCCATCTCAATGCACCCAATCTCAAAGGCACCAACCTCCTGCTGGATGAGCCTTCCGTAACAGGAACAGCCAATATCATCCTTGCAGCCGTGATGGCCAAAGGCACCACCACCATTTACAATGCAGCCTGCGAGCCTTACGTACAGCAGCTTTGCCGCATGCTAACGCGTATGGGTGCACGCATTCAGGGAATCGGCAGCAATCTGCTCACCATCGAAGGAGTGGATTATCTCGGCGGTACAGAGCACCGCATGCTCCCGGATATGATCGAGATCGGTTCCTTCATCGGACTCGCCGCCATGACGCAGAGTGATATCACCATCAGGAATGTTGGTCTCGAAAATCTGGGCGTGATCCCCGACAAATTCCGCCAGCTCGGGATCCATATGAATTTTGTGGGCGATGATATCCATGTGCCCGCACAGGATGTGTACGAGATCCAGACTTTCCTGGACGGATCTGTGCTCACCATCTACGATCATCCCTGGCCCGGCTTTACACCAGACCTGCTCAGCATTGTACTGGTAGTGGCCACACAGGCCAGAGGCTCCGTACTCATTCATCAGAAGATGTTCGAAAGCCGTCTCTTCTTCGTAGACAAACTTATTGATATGGGCGCGCAGATCATCCTCTGTGATCCGCACAGGGCTGCAGTTATAGGTCTCGGCAGGGAACAGCAGCTCAGAGGTATCACCATGAGCAGCCCTGATATCCGTGCCGGTGTATCATTGCTGATCGCGGCATTGAGCGCAGAAGGAAAGAGCACTATCCAGAACATCGAGCAGATCGATCGCGGCTATCAGCATATCGATGAACGTTTACGCGCACTGGGCGCAGATATAAAAAGAATCTAA
- the gmk gene encoding guanylate kinase, translated as MAISPLFVFFATLYLLMAFDPHNKIIIITAPSGAGKTSITHYLLEKFPQLSFSISAATRKPRGSERNGVDYYFLSEEDFNQKIQNQDFVEWEMVYEGKYYGTLKSELERIWKNNQVPVLDIDVKGAIHVQQQYPDTTLSLFIEPPSVDELKKRLQSRGTETAESLAARVNKASYEISFKHHFHRIVINDHLPRAREEAAGIIQDFLEL; from the coding sequence ATGGCTATTTCCCCGCTTTTCGTTTTCTTTGCAACTTTATACCTCCTTATGGCCTTTGATCCGCACAATAAGATCATCATCATTACTGCTCCCTCCGGCGCAGGAAAAACATCCATCACCCATTATTTGCTGGAAAAATTCCCGCAACTCAGTTTCTCTATTTCCGCTGCCACACGTAAACCGCGCGGTAGTGAAAGGAATGGTGTGGATTATTATTTCCTAAGCGAAGAAGACTTCAATCAAAAGATCCAGAACCAGGATTTCGTTGAATGGGAAATGGTGTATGAAGGAAAATATTACGGCACACTCAAATCAGAGCTGGAAAGGATCTGGAAGAACAACCAGGTGCCGGTGCTGGACATAGACGTTAAAGGAGCCATCCACGTACAACAACAATACCCCGATACCACCCTCTCGCTTTTCATTGAGCCGCCATCCGTGGATGAATTGAAGAAAAGATTGCAGAGCCGCGGCACCGAAACAGCAGAAAGCCTGGCCGCCAGGGTGAACAAAGCTTCTTACGAGATTTCCTTCAAACATCATTTTCACCGCATTGTGATCAACGACCATCTGCCGAGGGCCAGAGAGGAAGCTGCAGGAATAATTCAGGATTTTCTGGAGCTGTAG
- a CDS encoding hemolysin family protein — MSLIVILVICVAILAIAYFSGIEVAFTSANRLNVELKRTQGASGIAFLSSLYDNPSRFIGTNIVGFNFWLVVAVLTGSAGWSLVIDSFQLSKDFVDSIAWLRVIIEILLSWLVVIMFCEFIPKAIFRAKADSALSFSARSGLLAFTDGLFHWVADAFSRLSIFILNVIFDMRIDKKKETFSRSDLDHFAQQSSDQHMEHQDLKTELFRNAVSLPKVKIRDCLVPRKEIVAVEVNMPMEQVRSLFIETKLSKLVVYEGNIDTIVGYIHQLDLFKNPSTIKQILLPIPAIPESMSVTDLINKFTRERKSIAWVVDEFGGTAGIVTMEDLLEEIFGDIRDEYDTEEFEEKKISDDEYILSGRLELDHLREKYGLQFPENDSETLSGFIIHQHETIPKLKERIIIGHYEFEVLNVSDTRIEMVRLKILKI; from the coding sequence ATGAGTCTAATTGTAATCCTCGTCATTTGCGTAGCGATACTTGCTATCGCTTATTTTTCCGGAATTGAAGTGGCTTTCACTTCAGCAAACCGGCTGAATGTGGAATTGAAAAGAACACAGGGCGCCAGTGGTATTGCGTTCCTGAGCAGTCTCTATGATAATCCTTCCCGTTTTATCGGCACCAATATCGTTGGCTTTAATTTCTGGCTGGTGGTGGCTGTACTTACCGGTAGCGCCGGCTGGAGCCTGGTGATCGACTCCTTTCAGCTGTCCAAGGATTTTGTAGATTCCATTGCCTGGCTGCGTGTGATCATCGAAATATTGCTTTCCTGGCTTGTGGTGATCATGTTCTGCGAATTCATTCCCAAAGCCATTTTCCGCGCAAAAGCAGACAGTGCGCTTTCTTTTTCAGCACGCTCGGGGCTTCTCGCTTTTACAGACGGCCTCTTTCATTGGGTGGCTGACGCCTTCTCGCGCTTATCTATCTTTATCCTCAACGTGATCTTCGATATGAGGATCGATAAGAAAAAAGAAACTTTCTCCCGCTCGGACCTGGACCATTTTGCACAACAGAGCTCAGACCAGCATATGGAACACCAGGACCTGAAGACCGAACTCTTCAGGAATGCTGTCAGTCTTCCGAAAGTGAAGATCCGCGACTGTCTCGTGCCGCGCAAGGAGATCGTAGCCGTGGAAGTGAATATGCCCATGGAACAGGTAAGATCCCTGTTTATTGAAACCAAATTGAGTAAACTGGTCGTATATGAAGGCAACATAGATACGATCGTGGGATATATTCACCAGCTCGACCTGTTCAAGAACCCGTCGACCATTAAACAGATCCTCCTGCCGATCCCTGCGATCCCCGAAAGCATGAGCGTTACAGACCTCATCAATAAATTCACGCGGGAAAGAAAAAGTATCGCCTGGGTGGTGGACGAATTCGGCGGCACAGCCGGCATCGTTACCATGGAAGACCTGCTGGAAGAGATCTTCGGCGATATCCGAGACGAATACGATACAGAAGAATTCGAGGAGAAAAAGATCTCCGACGATGAATATATCCTCTCAGGACGCCTGGAACTGGACCATCTCCGTGAAAAATACGGATTGCAGTTCCCTGAAAATGACTCGGAGACCCTGTCCGGCTTCATCATTCACCAGCATGAGACCATTCCCAAACTGAAGGAACGTATTATAATCGGGCATTATGAGTTTGAAGTATTGAACGTTAGTGATACCCGGATTGAAATGGTTCGCCTCAAAATCCTCAAGATTTAA
- the tatC gene encoding twin-arginine translocase subunit TatC gives MALSFLKKRASEENEMTFVDHLEALRWHIMRSLLAIIAGAIVMFVYIDWIFDNVITAPLQADFVTYIQLCNLSHWLGAGDALCLPPPKDVEMQTITFGSQFMSSITIAIAGGFIIAFPYIFWEIWKFIRPALTPKELKSTRGAIFWVSLFFFLGVAFGYFLLAPFTFSFLLNYTIGTKHLLVARPTLADYMENLIDIIIGSAIAFQLPVVSYVLTRIGLVTPRFLRTYRKYAYVAILVIAAIITPSPDWMSQMIVFLPLCALYEFSVVISSRVFKRQQERDQNWD, from the coding sequence ATGGCACTATCATTTTTAAAAAAGAGAGCATCAGAAGAGAATGAGATGACCTTTGTGGATCATCTGGAGGCCCTGCGCTGGCATATCATGCGATCATTGCTCGCAATCATTGCCGGTGCAATCGTGATGTTCGTGTATATCGACTGGATCTTCGATAATGTGATCACCGCTCCATTGCAAGCTGATTTTGTAACTTATATCCAACTCTGTAATCTCAGTCACTGGCTGGGCGCGGGCGATGCTCTTTGCCTTCCGCCTCCAAAAGATGTGGAAATGCAAACCATCACTTTCGGTTCGCAGTTCATGAGCAGTATCACTATTGCCATAGCAGGTGGTTTCATTATTGCCTTCCCTTATATTTTTTGGGAGATCTGGAAATTCATCAGACCTGCACTGACTCCGAAAGAGCTGAAATCCACCAGGGGCGCCATCTTCTGGGTGAGCCTTTTCTTTTTCCTGGGCGTTGCTTTCGGTTATTTTCTGCTGGCCCCTTTCACATTCAGCTTCCTGCTGAATTATACTATCGGCACCAAACATTTGCTGGTGGCCCGCCCCACGCTGGCGGATTATATGGAGAACCTGATCGATATCATCATCGGTTCCGCCATCGCATTCCAGCTTCCCGTTGTTTCTTATGTACTCACCAGGATTGGACTGGTAACACCCCGCTTTCTCAGAACTTACCGCAAATACGCATACGTGGCCATTCTCGTGATTGCAGCCATCATTACGCCATCGCCCGACTGGATGAGCCAGATGATCGTGTTCCTGCCGCTCTGCGCATTGTATGAGTTCAGTGTTGTGATCTCTTCACGCGTGTTCAAAAGACAACAGGAGAGAGATCAGAACTGGGATTAA
- the rpiB gene encoding ribose 5-phosphate isomerase B: MSSFNLTLPVAIGCDHAGFEYKTAIVKWLNEKGYQVTDMGVYENKSVDYPDYAHPVSDAVEKGEVAFGILICGSANGVAITANKHQGIRAGLAFETEVAKLIRQHNDANVICIPARFVALDYAINMVSLFIETPFEGGRHQTRVNKIACS, translated from the coding sequence ATGTCTTCATTCAATCTTACATTACCAGTAGCCATCGGTTGCGACCACGCGGGCTTTGAATACAAAACAGCTATCGTAAAATGGCTGAATGAAAAAGGTTACCAGGTGACCGATATGGGCGTTTACGAAAACAAGTCCGTTGACTATCCTGATTATGCGCATCCTGTTTCCGATGCAGTGGAGAAAGGAGAAGTGGCCTTCGGTATCCTCATCTGCGGAAGCGCCAACGGAGTAGCTATCACAGCCAACAAGCACCAGGGAATTCGTGCCGGCCTTGCCTTTGAGACCGAAGTAGCAAAACTCATCCGTCAGCACAACGACGCCAATGTGATCTGTATTCCTGCGCGTTTTGTGGCGCTGGATTATGCCATCAATATGGTAAGCCTCTTTATTGAAACTCCGTTTGAAGGAGGAAGGCACCAGACAAGGGTGAATAAGATCGCCTGTTCCTGA